The DNA sequence CGTCATCAACGCCGCGTGGCTCGTGCTCACGCTCGGCCGGCGGTACCGAGAGGTCGCCGCCCTGGCGGCCCCGTCCCGAGGGGTCTCGTGACACGAGTCGGCTACGTGCCCGGCGTCTTCGACATGTTCCACATCGGTCACCTGACCATCCTGCGCAGGGCGCGGGAGCAGTGCGACCGGCTCGTGGCCGGCGTCGTCACCGACGACGTCGTCGAGCAGGCGAAGGGGGTGCGCCCCATCGTCCCCTTCGTCGAGCGGCTGGAGATCGTGCGGTCGGTCGGCATCGTCGACGACGCCGTCCCCGACACGGCGTCGGACAAGACGGTGGCCTGGCGGGCGAACCCCTTCGACGTCATCTTCAAGGGCGACGACTGGCAGGGGACGCCCAAGGGGGACCGGCTCGAGGCGGACCTCGGCGCCCTCGGGGTCGACGTCGTCTACTTCCCCTACACCGAGCACACCTCGAGCACGATGCTGCGGGACGTCCTCACCAGGCTGGCGACCTCCCTCTGACGGGTGCCGTGGCCGCGCGTCGGCGTGACCGGCCGGCCTAGCCCTCGACGGGGGCGGGGGCCGCGCTACCGGCAGCCGGGGCGCCCGGTCGCCCGCGCAGCAGCTCCGCCGACAGCCCGAGCCGGCGGCGCAGCAGGACGCAGGCCAGCGCGTAGGCGGGCACGGCGACGGCCGCGTGCATCGCGAGACCGGTGAGGTCCCGGCCGACCGTCGCCGCGACCACGGCCCCGACCCCGCCGACCACCCCCAGCGACAGCGCGCCGGCCAGCAGCTGGTCGCGCGGGCGGATAGCGACGCCGAGGCCGCGGTCGACCTGCACCACCGCCAGCACGGTGTCCACGGCGATGGCGGCGGCCCACGCCAGGGCGGCCCCGAGCACCCCGAGCCCCGGCACGAGCAGCACGTCCCCGACGACGAGGACGGCGAGCGCCACCGCCTTGTTGGTCATCTGCCAGCGGCTGCGACCGCCCATGAGCAGCAGCGTCTGGGTCATGCCGGC is a window from the Aquipuribacter hungaricus genome containing:
- a CDS encoding adenylyltransferase/cytidyltransferase family protein, with amino-acid sequence MTRVGYVPGVFDMFHIGHLTILRRAREQCDRLVAGVVTDDVVEQAKGVRPIVPFVERLEIVRSVGIVDDAVPDTASDKTVAWRANPFDVIFKGDDWQGTPKGDRLEADLGALGVDVVYFPYTEHTSSTMLRDVLTRLATSL